In the genome of Verrucomicrobiota bacterium, the window AGACTGGGTGCAACGGATGTCAAAGATGTTGCGCATCATCGAGGACCCGGACGCGATGCAGCAGTGGGCGCTCGCCGAGCACCGCGGCGGCAAGTCGATTGGCTTTGTCCCCACGATGGGCGCCCTGCACGAAGGGCACCTGAGCCTTGTGCGCCGCTGCCGCGTCGAGAACGACTGGTGCGTCGTCTCCATTTTTGTCAATCCGCTCCAATTCGGCCCGAACGAAGATCTCGACACGTACCCGCGCGGCCTCGAGCGCGACCAAGTCCTGCTCCAGAAGGAGAACGCCGACGTCGTGTTCCTTCCGACGCCGCAGACGATGTACCCGCCCGGCTTCTCGATGCGCGTTGAAGAGAAGATGCTCTCCAAAGTACTCTGCGGCGCGTCCCGTCCCGGCCATTTCGCCGGTGTGACCACTGTGGTGCTCAAGCTCCTCAACCTTGTCCAGCCGGTGCGCGCCTATTTCGGCCAGAAAGACGCCCAGCAGGCCCGCATCATCCAGCAGATGGTGCGAGACCTTGCCGTCCCCGTCGAGACCGTTGTCTTGCCCATCGTGCGCGAGCCCGACGGGCTCGCCATGAGCAGCCGGAACGCCTACCTCACGCCCGAGCAGCGGGCCGAGGCGCCTGTGCTGTTCCAGGCCCTGGAATGGGCACGAAAGGCCGTTGACACCGGCGAGCGTTCCGCGGATACTTTGTGTTTGGGCATCCGCGAACGGATCAGCGCCACGTCCGCACGCATTGACTACGTCTCCGTCGTTGATTTCGAGACCCTGCGCGACGTGCCCGTCGTGCGCGGCGCCGTCCTGATTGCCGTGGCGGTGTTCTTCGGAACGACCCGCCTGATTGACAACGTGATCGTTCAGAGTGACTGAGGAGCCATCGCCTACATGCTGCGCACCATCTGCAAATCCAAGCTCCACGGGGCCACCGTTACCCAGACGGAGTTGTCATACGAGGGGAGCATCACGCTGGATACCGATCTCATGGAGGCGGCCGACATGCTGCCCTGGGAGCGCGTCCAGATCGTCAACCTCAACAACGGCGCGCGCATCGAGACCTTCATCATCCCGGGCGAAGCGGGCTCCGGCACCGTGTGCCTCAATGGCCCGGCCGCGCGCTGCGCCGTCGTGGGCGACATCGTGCACGTGATTTCGTATGCCGAGATGACCGACGAGGAGTCCGCCGGCCATCACCCCGTCGTTGTCAACCTGGACGAGAACAACCGCATCCGCCGCAAGCACCTCATGTCGACTTGATCGGGGCGCTTGCCGCGCCGTTTTCTGTCGCAATCCGCTCACGCAGCATGGTATCTCTGTGGCGATGTACTGGGCCAACTTCCTCCATATCTATCAGCCGCCGACGCAGTCGCCCGAGATCGTCGAGCGGGTCGCCGCGGAATCGTACCGTACGCTCATCGCCGTGCTCGAACGCCACCCCGAGGCGAAGGTCACGCTCAACGTCACCGCTTGCCTGACCGAGCAGCTCGACGCCTGCGGCCTCGGCGACGTCATTACCGGCATCCGCGCGCTTGCCGAGCGCGGCCAGATCGAGCTCACCGCGAGCGCCAAATACCATCCGATCCTCCCGCTCATTCCCGAGGATGAGGTTCGGCGGCAGATCGAGCTCAATACCGAGACGAATCGTGCCTTCTTCGGCGACGTCTACCAGCCGCGCGGCTTCTTCCCCCCCGAAATGGCGATCAGCCAGAGCGTGCTCGAGATCGTCGGCGAGATGGGCTACACGTGGGTCATCGCCGACGAGATCGCGCGCGACGGCACGATCGGCCGCTCCGTTGACAATGC includes:
- a CDS encoding pantoate--beta-alanine ligase, producing MRIIEDPDAMQQWALAEHRGGKSIGFVPTMGALHEGHLSLVRRCRVENDWCVVSIFVNPLQFGPNEDLDTYPRGLERDQVLLQKENADVVFLPTPQTMYPPGFSMRVEEKMLSKVLCGASRPGHFAGVTTVVLKLLNLVQPVRAYFGQKDAQQARIIQQMVRDLAVPVETVVLPIVREPDGLAMSSRNAYLTPEQRAEAPVLFQALEWARKAVDTGERSADTLCLGIRERISATSARIDYVSVVDFETLRDVPVVRGAVLIAVAVFFGTTRLIDNVIVQSD
- a CDS encoding aspartate 1-decarboxylase: MLRTICKSKLHGATVTQTELSYEGSITLDTDLMEAADMLPWERVQIVNLNNGARIETFIIPGEAGSGTVCLNGPAARCAVVGDIVHVISYAEMTDEESAGHHPVVVNLDENNRIRRKHLMST